The genomic interval CGGGAAGACCACCAGGAACTTGAACCGGTCGAAGCGGGCGACGGTGTCCATGTCCCGCACGCTGCTTTCCAGCAGGCGGGCCACGGCACTTATCACGTTGCTGAGGAGCAGCGCCGTGGGGCCCTCGGTGTGCCCGGTGCTGACCTCCACACCCACGATCGCCACGGTCAGCGGGCTCCGCTGGCGCACCGACCGGCTGTAATGCAGGTCCAACACCGCTGTTCCGAAGGCCAGGGAGTGCGCGCCGCTGTCGGGGTCCGTCATGGCGACCTCCCGCGAGCGCTGCAGCATGATCTGCATCGCGTTCAGGCGCGTCGACGTGTCTTCCAGGGCCGCGGACATGGACTCGTAGACTTCCTGTCGTTCACGCCGCAGGGCAAGCGCCTCCCGCGCCGTCTGCACGCCCAGGTCCACCTGCTGCGCCTGCTGCTGAGCTGCACGCAGGGCCGCTGGAAGCGCCTCCCCCCACTCCCGCAGCAGCGCCATGGCCCCTGGCAGGTCCCCCTGCATCTCGGCCAGTTGCGCGCGCTCCCGCAGGGCCCGGCTCACCACGGCCGGCAGGCCGTGTTCCTGCCCGTACTGCGCGGCGCAGGCGTAACCGTCCCGGGCCTCGGCAAGCTGACCCTGCCGCAGGGCGTACGCGCCGAGAGCCAGCAGCGTCTCCCCGTGCTGCGCCGGGTGACTGTGCTCGGTCAGCGCGAGGCTGCGGCGCAGCAGGGTCCGGGCGGCGTCGGGAGCGCCGGTGGCCTCCCGCGCGGCGGCCAGAGCGGTGAGCAGCTGCGCCTGGAGGTCCGGGGTGCCGTGCGCCTCGGCCAGCTGCGCGGCGCTTTCCAGGAACCGGGCGGCGCGGGTGTGATCGCCCTGCGCAGCGTAGATACGTCCCAGGCCGCCCAGCGCACGGGCCTGCGCGGCCGTGCCCTCCCCGTGCGTCATGTGCCCCGCGGTGCGCAGCGGCGCCAGCGCCTCGTCGGGCCGCTGCGCCTCGAGATGCAGCTCTCCGAGCCCCAGCAGGGCCTCCAGCGCCGCCACGCGGGTCTCGGTGCTTTCTGCCAGCGCCAGCGCCCGCGTGAAGGCCTCCAGGGCGCGGGTGTTGTCCCCCAGGGTGCGCAGCAGCAGCCCCGCCGCGATCTGCAGGTCCCGTTCCCGCACCGGCAGCTGCGCTTCGGTGGCCAGCGAGGCGGCGCGCAGCAGCACCGGCAGGCGCTCGGCAGGCTCGGCAGTCAGCTGCGCCTCCCGTTCCAGGGCACTGAGTTCGTGCGGCAGGTCACGCAGGCGTTCGAAGCGCCCGGCAGCCGACTGCGCGTACCCCAGTCCCTCATCGCCCGGCAGCAGCTGTGCCAGGCGCAACTCCGCAAGGGCCACCCGGCCCGGGTCGTTCAGACTGCCGGCCAGCGTGCGGGCCTGAACGGCCAGGGCCACCTGTTCCTGCAGCGGGTGCGGCCCCTCGGACAGGGCGAGCAGGGCGTCCGTCCGTTCCGGACCGGGCTGCGGGGGCAGGAGCGACTCGAAGGGTTGCAGGTGCGCGGGCAGGTCCATCAGAGAACCGCGCACCGCCTCGTGGGCGACCTGGTAGGTGGGGTCATACCTCACCCTAGCCTGCGCGGGGGCGCAGCGCCAAGCGGGGGGCGTTCCTCAGGGCGCGGTGGGCAGGCGCTTGTAGTACAGCCGGGTGCCGGTCAGCCCTCCGTGGGGTTTCAGAGCGTAGTCGGGAATCTCCCCGGCGAAGGTGTACCCGGCGCGTTCGTACAGGCCCGCCGCGCCGCCGTCGCTGGCGGTGTCCAGCACCAGCAGCGTGCGGCCATGCGCCTGCGCGAGCCGCTCCGCTTCGCGCAGCAGGGTCAGGGCGAGGCCCCGGCCACGCGCGCCGGGCGCGGTCATCATCTTCGCGAGCTCCGCGCGGTGCGGCTGGTTCGGTGGACAGTCGAGAAGCAGCGTGACGGTGCTGAGCAGTGCCCCGTCGGCCCAGGCGCCCAGCACCATGCGTTCGCCGCGCGCAGCGGCGGTCAGGGCTGCCTCCCAGAAGGCGCGGGCTTCGGCGGGCGCCAGCGGATGCATGAAACTCACGGACCCGCCGTGCGCGACCGTTTCGACCAGAAGGTCACTCAGGGCGTCCAGGGTGGCTGGCTCGGCGGTCAGGGTCTCAATGCGGATCGACTCGGGGCGTGGGGTCATGCGGTCCTCCGGGCGAGCAGCACGGCGTACGTGCAGGGCTCAGGGCTGGCGTTGCGGAAGGTGACGTCGCACGGCGTGCCGAAGCCCAGGCAGTCCCCGGCGCTCAGCTCGACGGTGCGGTCCGGAGCGCGGTGTTCCGTGAGGCTCAGCGTGCCGGACACAACCCACACCACCTGCTGAATGTGGGCGTACGATTCGGCCGGCAGGGTTACCTGCTGCTGTGGGGGCAGCGTGACCTGCGCGGCCTCCAGCGGGTGACCGGGCGCCGCGAACAGCTGCCGGCGGGTGTATCCGGTCTGCGGGTCGCGCCACTCATGCTGCGCGCCGGACCGGCAGAGCCTCTCGTGCTCGGTGTGGCCTTCCGCGCGCAGCAGCAGCCCCGCCAGGGTCAGGTCAAGCGCTCCTGCGAGGCGCACGAGCGTGACGGCCGTGGGACTCATCTCGCTGCGTTCAATGCGGCTCACGGCAGCCCGGGACACGCCGGAGCGGGCCGCCAGCGTCGTCTGGGACCAGCCTCGTGCCTCGCGCTCCCGCGTGATCTGCTGCGCGAGGCGCTGCCCGGCTTCATTCACGGTTTCTGGGCTGGGACCCGTCATAGGAGTAGTGTGCGAATAGTGGTCATAGGTCTACTATCCGCAACACGGCGCAGCCTGTCAAGAGAAGCGGCCTGTCTGCACCACGATCAGTACTGCCCGGGTAACCCCAACCGCAACCGCATCTTCCGCCGCTACAGTGAAGACACACACAACCCTTGATTCCGGCCGTGCCGACCCCCTGCCCCCGTCTCCGGAGGACCCCATGACGCACCCCCAGCCCAATGACCACATCGACGCGATGCTGCACGAACACCGCGTCATTGCGCCCAGCGACGCCTTCCGCGCCCACGCCCGCATCAGCCGCGAGGACTACGAACGCCTCTACCGCCAGAGCCTTGACGATCCCGACACCTTCTGGAGCGACGTCGCAGGCCAACTTCACTGGTTCACCCCCTGGACGCAGATCCTCGACTGGCAACCCCCCCATGCCCGCTGGTTCGTGGACGGCCAGACGAACATCGCCTACAACGCCCTGGACCGCAACGTGCAGCGCGGCCTGGGCGACAAACGCGCCCTCATCTGGGAAGGCGAGGACGGCGAGGTCCGCACCTACACCTACGCGCAACTGCTGAGCGAAGTGAACCGCGCCGCCGGCGCCCTGGAACACCTGGGCGTCGAAAAGGGTGACCGCGTCACCCTGTACATGCCGCTGACCCCCGAAGCGGCCATCGCCATGCTGGCCTGCGCCCGCATCGGCGCCGTCCACTCGGTCGTGTTCGGTGGCTTCTCCGTCAGCGCCCTCACCGACCGCATCAACGACGCCCAGAGCAAGGTCCTGATCACCGCCGACGCCGGACAACGCCGCGGCGGCCTCGTGAACCTGAAAGCCAACGCCGATGAAGCCGCCCGGAACACCCCCGCCCTCGAACGGATCATCGTGGTCCGCCGCGCCGGCACCGACACGCCCATGCAACCCGGCCGGGACATCTGGTGGCATGACGCACTCGCCGCCGCCAGCGACCAGCACGACGCAGCCCACCTGGACAGCGAACACCCCCTGTTCATCCTGTACACCTCCGGCAGCACCGGCAAACCCAAGGGCGTGCAGCACACCACAGGCGGGTACATGGTCAGCGCGTACCTCACCACCCAGACCGTCTTCGACCTGCAGGACGACGACATCTACTGGTGCACCGCCGATGTCGGCTGGGTCACCGGGCATTCCTACAGCGTCTACGGCCCCCTGCTGAACGGCGCCAGCGTCGTCCTGTACGAGGGTGCCCCCAACCACCCCGACTGGGGCCGCTTCTGGGAGATCATCCAGAAACACCGCGTCACGGTCCTGTACACCGCCCCCACCGCCATCCGCTCATTCATGCGTCAGGGCGACGAGATTCCAGGCCGTTACGACCTGAGCAGCCTGCGCCTCCTCGGCTCCGTGGGCGAGCCCATCAACCCTGAAGCGTGGATGTGGTACTGGCGCGTGATCGGCGGGGAACGCTGCCCCATCGTGGACACCTGGTGGCAGACCGAAACCGGCACCATCATGCTCACCACCCTGCCCGGCGCGTTCCCCAGCAAACCCGGCAGCGCCGGCCTGCCCATGTTCGGCGTGGAGCCCGCCATCATGACCCACACCGGCGAGGAACTCGGCCCGGACGACGGCGGCCTCCTCGTCATCAAACGCCCCTGGCCCAGCATGCTGCGCACCGTGTACGGCGACGACGAACGCTACCGCAAAACCTACTGGGGTGAAATAGACGGCGTGTACTTCGCCGGCGACGGCGCCCGCCGCGACGCCGACGGGTACATCACCGTGGTCGGCCGCGTCGACGAC from Deinococcus taeanensis carries:
- a CDS encoding GNAT family N-acetyltransferase is translated as MTPRPESIRIETLTAEPATLDALSDLLVETVAHGGSVSFMHPLAPAEARAFWEAALTAAARGERMVLGAWADGALLSTVTLLLDCPPNQPHRAELAKMMTAPGARGRGLALTLLREAERLAQAHGRTLLVLDTASDGGAAGLYERAGYTFAGEIPDYALKPHGGLTGTRLYYKRLPTAP
- a CDS encoding tetratricopeptide repeat protein, giving the protein MRYDPTYQVAHEAVRGSLMDLPAHLQPFESLLPPQPGPERTDALLALSEGPHPLQEQVALAVQARTLAGSLNDPGRVALAELRLAQLLPGDEGLGYAQSAAGRFERLRDLPHELSALEREAQLTAEPAERLPVLLRAASLATEAQLPVRERDLQIAAGLLLRTLGDNTRALEAFTRALALAESTETRVAALEALLGLGELHLEAQRPDEALAPLRTAGHMTHGEGTAAQARALGGLGRIYAAQGDHTRAARFLESAAQLAEAHGTPDLQAQLLTALAAAREATGAPDAARTLLRRSLALTEHSHPAQHGETLLALGAYALRQGQLAEARDGYACAAQYGQEHGLPAVVSRALRERAQLAEMQGDLPGAMALLREWGEALPAALRAAQQQAQQVDLGVQTAREALALRRERQEVYESMSAALEDTSTRLNAMQIMLQRSREVAMTDPDSGAHSLAFGTAVLDLHYSRSVRQRSPLTVAIVGVEVSTGHTEGPTALLLSNVISAVARLLESSVRDMDTVARFDRFKFLVVFPETPPAGAQIALHRLIDRVRTYEWGVGGMSEAVTVGAGLVGRGSVQGTQPLIAAADAEYYRARREGPNTISTAQ
- the acs gene encoding acetate--CoA ligase, with translation MTHPQPNDHIDAMLHEHRVIAPSDAFRAHARISREDYERLYRQSLDDPDTFWSDVAGQLHWFTPWTQILDWQPPHARWFVDGQTNIAYNALDRNVQRGLGDKRALIWEGEDGEVRTYTYAQLLSEVNRAAGALEHLGVEKGDRVTLYMPLTPEAAIAMLACARIGAVHSVVFGGFSVSALTDRINDAQSKVLITADAGQRRGGLVNLKANADEAARNTPALERIIVVRRAGTDTPMQPGRDIWWHDALAAASDQHDAAHLDSEHPLFILYTSGSTGKPKGVQHTTGGYMVSAYLTTQTVFDLQDDDIYWCTADVGWVTGHSYSVYGPLLNGASVVLYEGAPNHPDWGRFWEIIQKHRVTVLYTAPTAIRSFMRQGDEIPGRYDLSSLRLLGSVGEPINPEAWMWYWRVIGGERCPIVDTWWQTETGTIMLTTLPGAFPSKPGSAGLPMFGVEPAIMTHTGEELGPDDGGLLVIKRPWPSMLRTVYGDDERYRKTYWGEIDGVYFAGDGARRDADGYITVVGRVDDVLNVSGHRLGTMEIESALVSHPSVAEAAVVGRPDEVKGECVVAFVLPQSGHEVDPAALRAHVSREIGALARPDAIYIADALPKTRSGKIMRRFLRQIAAGKDIQGDTSTLEDPSVLERLAATLPL
- a CDS encoding helix-turn-helix domain-containing protein encodes the protein MTGPSPETVNEAGQRLAQQITREREARGWSQTTLAARSGVSRAAVSRIERSEMSPTAVTLVRLAGALDLTLAGLLLRAEGHTEHERLCRSGAQHEWRDPQTGYTRRQLFAAPGHPLEAAQVTLPPQQQVTLPAESYAHIQQVVWVVSGTLSLTEHRAPDRTVELSAGDCLGFGTPCDVTFRNASPEPCTYAVLLARRTA